A stretch of the Sphingobacterium thalpophilum genome encodes the following:
- the dcm gene encoding DNA (cytosine-5-)-methyltransferase, with protein sequence MKGYSVEVKTKKTTPKKTGDNARLDSKNKFNFIDLFAGIGGFHIAMHSVGGKCVFASEIDKFARITYEHNYKKWSPELFESGNFNQDITDKSLDYNSIPQFDLLCAGFPCQPFSHAGLKKGFGDTRGTLFFNIEEIVRTKIEASKKQNNNDLIPKVLFLENVKGLKNHDKGRTFETIKHHLEELGYEVRAEVLNSKNFGVPQNRERIFIVAWYKQLVQATDFRFPWGLNREGTPIFERNLRDPESLPTSVGQILLDEEELERIESLTGRTYTISDKLWDGHQRRKKEHGEKGNGFGYSLFRDDSPYTSTISARYYKDGSEILIDQSTLGKRPRKLHPIEAARLQGYPIDERNENERFEIAVSDAQAYKQFGNSVSVPVIKTLAKEIISQLLK encoded by the coding sequence AAAGGATATAGCGTGGAAGTAAAGACTAAAAAAACTACCCCGAAGAAAACAGGGGATAATGCAAGGCTAGATAGCAAAAACAAATTCAATTTTATAGATTTATTTGCGGGTATTGGTGGTTTTCATATCGCGATGCACAGCGTAGGAGGTAAATGCGTTTTCGCATCCGAAATTGACAAGTTTGCCAGAATCACTTACGAGCATAACTACAAAAAGTGGTCTCCCGAACTGTTTGAGTCGGGTAATTTTAATCAGGATATCACAGATAAGAGTCTGGATTACAATAGTATTCCGCAATTTGATCTTCTGTGTGCGGGATTTCCTTGTCAGCCTTTTTCTCACGCGGGATTAAAAAAAGGCTTTGGCGATACAAGAGGTACATTGTTTTTCAATATTGAAGAGATCGTACGCACCAAAATAGAGGCATCAAAAAAGCAAAACAATAACGACCTTATCCCTAAGGTTCTATTTTTGGAAAATGTGAAGGGATTGAAAAATCATGATAAGGGAAGAACTTTTGAGACTATAAAGCATCATCTCGAGGAATTGGGGTATGAGGTTAGAGCCGAAGTTTTGAATAGTAAGAATTTTGGGGTGCCGCAAAATCGGGAGCGGATTTTTATTGTAGCATGGTATAAACAACTGGTACAGGCCACTGATTTTAGATTTCCATGGGGGCTCAACAGAGAGGGTACACCGATATTCGAACGCAATCTGAGAGATCCCGAGAGTCTGCCTACGAGTGTGGGCCAGATTTTGCTTGATGAGGAAGAACTTGAACGGATCGAGTCCCTGACAGGTCGGACCTATACGATTTCGGATAAGCTTTGGGACGGCCATCAGCGGCGCAAAAAGGAGCATGGTGAAAAAGGGAACGGATTTGGATATTCGCTTTTTCGAGATGATTCCCCTTATACCAGCACTATATCCGCGCGCTACTACAAGGATGGGTCGGAGATATTAATTGATCAGAGCACCCTGGGCAAAAGGCCGCGTAAACTACACCCCATCGAAGCAGCACGGTTGCAAGGGTATCCTATAGACGAACGTAATGAGAACGAGCGGTTTGAAATAGCGGTTTCGGATGCGCAGGCCTATAAACAGTTTGGTAATTCTGTCTCGGTTCCGGTGATCAAAACCTTAGCGAAAGAGATTATCAGCCAACTACTGAAGTAA
- a CDS encoding type II restriction endonuclease has product MSTKLSDHFVGIAAKRLSRVEIFSNQHEFNGINRFRDILGKDRLNFAGSIIYFADDEDEVIDNPSDFTWYDVRENNPSRSPEFRLYYSDNEIIRNASVGDLVIMGKTVQNDLKVMVAAQGSTSEKQLLYLFGLEEVDNRFVVRDYREDYADLGFAGRYILESIGVEINIPNEPDYLALMLDRFGLSFPSTAIFSEFARSTVLHVSPLDDPDGALMSWWEREGELLRVFERAVVGEKIREGFGEDVDAFLKFALTVINRRKSRAGHSFENHLRHIFDVCDVKYSKGAKTERNNRPDFIFPSSESYHDITFPAERLFMLGVKTTAKDRWRQVLSEADRISAKHLITLEPAISKNQTDEMIAQNLQLIIPSPLHQTYLDSQLEHIINIKSFIRYLSPDTVGSF; this is encoded by the coding sequence ATGAGTACTAAATTATCAGATCATTTTGTGGGAATTGCTGCAAAACGCCTGAGCCGTGTGGAAATTTTTTCCAATCAGCACGAATTTAACGGGATCAATAGATTCAGGGATATTCTCGGTAAAGACAGATTGAATTTTGCCGGAAGTATTATTTATTTTGCGGACGACGAAGATGAGGTGATCGACAATCCGTCAGATTTTACATGGTATGATGTAAGGGAGAATAATCCGTCGCGTTCTCCCGAATTTAGGTTGTACTATTCCGATAACGAAATCATTCGAAATGCATCGGTCGGAGATCTCGTGATCATGGGCAAAACTGTGCAGAATGATCTAAAGGTGATGGTAGCAGCGCAGGGCTCCACTTCCGAAAAACAGTTACTGTATCTTTTCGGTTTAGAAGAGGTAGATAACCGGTTTGTCGTCAGGGACTACAGGGAAGATTATGCTGATCTAGGCTTTGCAGGCAGATATATCCTTGAATCTATCGGCGTGGAGATCAATATTCCGAACGAGCCAGATTATCTGGCTCTAATGCTAGACCGGTTTGGGCTGTCTTTTCCAAGCACCGCTATCTTTTCGGAATTTGCACGGTCCACTGTACTGCATGTGAGCCCGCTTGATGATCCGGATGGCGCATTAATGTCTTGGTGGGAAAGGGAAGGAGAGCTACTCAGAGTTTTTGAACGCGCTGTGGTCGGTGAAAAAATCAGAGAAGGGTTTGGGGAGGACGTAGATGCATTTTTGAAATTTGCGCTGACCGTCATTAATAGGCGTAAGTCCAGAGCAGGACATAGTTTTGAAAACCACCTTCGACATATTTTTGATGTGTGTGATGTGAAGTATTCAAAAGGAGCAAAGACGGAGAGAAATAATCGCCCTGATTTTATTTTCCCCTCTTCGGAATCCTATCATGATATTACATTTCCTGCAGAACGCCTCTTTATGCTTGGAGTAAAAACGACGGCCAAAGATCGATGGAGACAAGTCCTTTCCGAAGCGGATCGTATTTCGGCTAAACATTTAATAACATTGGAACCGGCTATAAGCAAGAACCAGACTGATGAGATGATCGCCCAGAACTTGCAATTAATCATACCTTCCCCCTTACACCAAACTTATTTGGATAGCCAGCTTGAACATATCATCAATATCAAATCGTTTATCCGGTATTTGTCTCCTGATACAGTCGGTTCTTTCTGA
- a CDS encoding glycoside hydrolase family 2 protein: MNKTIDKIKITLLWLQIFPILLHAQSAMTNIEGRQSTSLNGIWNIIIDPFDAGSGNWAAYYKDRKPTNDSDFVEYAFEGGPQLYVPGDFNSQLPDLKYYESSIWYKRTFSIQTTANNRFFLHFGAVNYRAEIYLNGAKIGEHEGGFTPFQFEVTDQLKNGDNSLIVKVNNQRVKDGIPGLGFDWFNYGGITRDVDLVSTPKTYIKDYFIQLSQNNENIVKGYVKLDGSTKQQEIRISIPELGANFRTRTNEDGMATLRFPLKNKSLWTPANPKLYDVIVSAQTDTIQEKIGFRTIRVDGTDILLNGKSIFLKGINIHEEIPQRQSRAYHESDYKILLDWAKELGCNYVRLVHYPHHEKMVKMAEKMGLMVWEKLPVYQGIDFANESMKEKMSLMLKEMISRDQNRAAIIIWSLSNETYSSPPRDSALKRLYQLTKSLDDTRLVTSALNNMRFEGNKAYIEDEVNSFMDVMAINQYLGWYKQWPEANKEVEWISKFNKPLIFSEFGGEAVFGNNNNPERASSWSEDYLANIYKRQFNMFKSISYLRGVTPWLLVDFRSPGRAHPLYQKGWNRKGLLSDRGEKKKAWYIVAGYFKDN; the protein is encoded by the coding sequence ATGAATAAAACTATTGACAAAATAAAAATAACACTATTGTGGTTGCAAATATTTCCAATCCTATTGCATGCACAGTCGGCAATGACTAATATTGAGGGACGACAATCGACCAGTTTGAACGGTATATGGAATATTATCATCGACCCTTTCGATGCTGGATCGGGCAACTGGGCCGCCTACTACAAAGACCGAAAGCCAACAAACGACTCCGACTTTGTCGAATATGCTTTTGAAGGCGGCCCCCAGCTCTATGTTCCCGGCGACTTTAATTCGCAGCTTCCGGACCTCAAATATTACGAAAGTAGCATCTGGTACAAACGTACATTTTCCATACAAACGACGGCAAACAACAGATTCTTCCTCCACTTTGGAGCCGTCAATTATAGAGCCGAAATCTATTTGAATGGAGCCAAAATCGGTGAACATGAAGGTGGATTTACTCCGTTCCAGTTCGAAGTAACAGATCAGCTCAAAAACGGGGACAACAGCCTGATTGTAAAAGTTAACAACCAGCGTGTGAAAGACGGTATCCCCGGTCTCGGATTTGACTGGTTCAATTATGGTGGAATAACGCGGGATGTCGACCTTGTCTCCACACCTAAAACTTATATCAAGGATTACTTTATCCAGCTGTCGCAAAACAATGAGAATATCGTCAAGGGATATGTGAAACTGGATGGCTCGACTAAACAACAAGAAATCCGGATAAGCATTCCCGAACTAGGTGCCAATTTCAGAACAAGAACCAATGAGGATGGAATGGCAACACTGCGGTTCCCCCTTAAAAACAAAAGCCTGTGGACGCCAGCAAATCCTAAACTATACGACGTGATTGTATCTGCACAAACAGACACTATACAAGAAAAGATTGGCTTCAGAACGATTAGAGTGGATGGGACAGATATCTTACTTAACGGCAAATCAATCTTTCTAAAAGGCATTAATATCCACGAGGAGATTCCACAGCGCCAGTCTCGTGCATACCATGAGAGTGACTATAAAATCCTTCTGGACTGGGCTAAAGAACTGGGCTGTAACTATGTCCGCCTAGTACACTACCCGCATCATGAAAAGATGGTAAAAATGGCAGAGAAAATGGGACTGATGGTTTGGGAAAAGCTTCCGGTGTACCAAGGAATCGATTTTGCCAACGAGAGCATGAAGGAAAAAATGAGCTTAATGCTAAAAGAAATGATTTCGCGCGATCAAAACAGAGCAGCCATTATCATATGGAGTCTTTCAAACGAAACCTACTCCTCCCCTCCGCGCGACAGCGCACTGAAAAGGTTATATCAGCTCACAAAATCGCTGGACGATACCCGACTGGTAACATCAGCGCTCAACAATATGCGCTTTGAGGGTAACAAGGCTTATATTGAAGACGAGGTGAATAGTTTCATGGATGTCATGGCCATCAATCAATATCTCGGCTGGTACAAACAATGGCCTGAAGCGAATAAAGAAGTGGAGTGGATATCCAAATTCAATAAACCGCTTATTTTTTCGGAATTTGGCGGTGAAGCAGTTTTTGGCAACAATAATAATCCCGAACGCGCCAGTAGCTGGAGCGAGGATTATCTCGCAAATATTTATAAGCGACAGTTTAACATGTTTAAATCCATATCTTATCTTCGCGGAGTGACACCGTGGCTCCTCGTCGACTTTCGCTCGCCGGGCAGAGCACACCCCCTGTACCAGAAAGGTTGGAATAGAAAAGGATTGTTGTCTGATCGCGGAGAAAAAAAGAAAGCGTGGTATATAGTCGCTGGTTATTTTAAAGATAACTAA
- a CDS encoding alpha-L-fucosidase: protein MLLLITAFAYPAAAHAQQQRHEQAQQGKFQPTWESLAQYEAPEWFRNAKFGIWAHWGPQCQPEQGDWYARGMYDEGSWQYNAHVQRYGHPSVFGFKDIIHTWKAEKWNPERLVALYKKAGAQYFFAMGNHHDNFDLWHSKYQKWNSVNMGPKRDILAAWSKAAKKNKLPFGVSIHSSHAWTWYETSQRADKSGPFQGIPYDGHMTKEDGKGKWWEGYDPQELYRQNHSLSQGSEDVKSLWAQWDWHNGASLPTQDYIDNFYDRTVDMINSYQPDLLYFDDTTLPLWPISNVGLDIAAHFYNSNAKKNNGKLGAVLFGKILSEPQKECLVWDVERGVPDKVQEKAWQTCTCLGSWHYNRSDYENNNYKSSKTVIHMLIDIVSKNGNLLLNVPIKGDGSIDEKEEQVLHEIGEWMQVNKEGIFDTRPWKIFGEGPSAEESKPLNAAGFNEDKEKMYSSRDIRFVQKNNSIYAHIMAWPQDGAISIRSLGRKNKAIEPIVVQSVALLGYDKKLTFQQSDEYLSVKLPAIKPNQISLVLKIN from the coding sequence ATGTTATTGCTAATAACGGCGTTTGCCTATCCCGCCGCTGCCCACGCCCAACAACAGCGGCACGAGCAGGCACAGCAAGGCAAATTCCAGCCAACTTGGGAATCTCTCGCACAGTACGAGGCGCCAGAGTGGTTTCGCAATGCGAAATTTGGAATCTGGGCCCACTGGGGTCCCCAATGTCAGCCCGAACAGGGCGACTGGTATGCCCGAGGCATGTATGACGAAGGAAGCTGGCAATATAATGCACATGTGCAACGGTATGGCCATCCTTCTGTATTTGGTTTTAAAGACATCATTCATACTTGGAAGGCCGAAAAATGGAACCCCGAAAGGCTTGTCGCCTTATACAAAAAGGCAGGCGCACAATATTTCTTCGCGATGGGCAACCACCACGATAACTTTGACCTATGGCACAGTAAGTATCAAAAATGGAATTCGGTCAACATGGGGCCCAAACGCGACATCCTCGCGGCATGGTCGAAGGCCGCAAAAAAAAATAAGCTGCCATTTGGTGTCAGTATTCATTCATCTCATGCCTGGACATGGTATGAAACATCACAAAGGGCTGATAAGTCGGGGCCTTTTCAAGGTATACCATACGATGGACATATGACGAAAGAAGATGGTAAAGGTAAATGGTGGGAAGGCTATGATCCGCAGGAATTGTACCGTCAAAACCATTCGCTGAGCCAGGGTAGCGAAGATGTGAAATCACTCTGGGCACAATGGGATTGGCATAATGGGGCCTCCCTGCCGACTCAAGATTATATTGACAATTTTTACGACAGAACGGTGGATATGATCAACAGTTATCAGCCAGACCTCTTGTATTTCGATGATACCACGCTCCCACTATGGCCCATAAGCAATGTCGGGCTCGATATTGCTGCTCATTTTTATAACAGCAATGCAAAGAAAAACAATGGAAAATTAGGCGCTGTATTGTTCGGAAAGATCCTCAGCGAACCCCAAAAGGAATGCTTGGTGTGGGATGTCGAGCGTGGCGTCCCAGATAAAGTTCAAGAAAAAGCATGGCAGACCTGCACCTGCCTGGGAAGCTGGCATTATAACAGATCGGATTACGAAAACAACAATTACAAGTCGAGTAAGACGGTCATACATATGCTCATTGATATTGTCAGCAAAAATGGAAACCTCTTGCTCAATGTGCCAATCAAGGGCGATGGCAGCATAGACGAAAAAGAAGAACAAGTATTGCATGAGATCGGCGAATGGATGCAAGTGAACAAAGAGGGAATTTTTGACACTAGACCTTGGAAGATCTTTGGCGAGGGGCCAAGTGCGGAAGAATCAAAACCGTTAAATGCCGCTGGATTCAACGAAGACAAAGAAAAGATGTATAGTTCTAGAGACATTCGTTTTGTTCAGAAAAACAACTCGATTTATGCCCACATCATGGCATGGCCGCAGGATGGAGCAATTAGCATAAGATCTTTGGGAAGAAAAAACAAGGCAATAGAACCAATAGTCGTGCAATCCGTCGCCCTGCTGGGATACGATAAAAAGTTGACATTTCAACAAAGCGATGAATATCTTTCTGTAAAGCTGCCAGCGATAAAGCCAAACCAGATTTCACTTGTTCTGAAAATAAACTAG
- a CDS encoding glycoside hydrolase family 97 protein — protein MKTFLVSIFLYLSFGLCAQTITVQSPNGQIAVHIDLSNELQYTVFYKGQPLIYPSPLGFELQDGPAIHKGFTLLNDARSNFQQESWAPVVKNKHAQVTMKWNETHLALVEKGGEKRRMDLFFRAYNNGIAFRYQLYSSQRIGNRAISREMTGFSVPAHAQAWIAEYDPSYTSSQESEFNKRPVSALKPTTVAGLPLLVEINKDNYLAITEANLDNFPGCYIGREAEDTTAKVMLTTKLSPLPGEKEEGIKARFADKIYTPWRVVMIADKPGHFIESEIVQSLNPPCAIDDPSWIQPGLCAWDHWWSGEVKMEMAVIKQYIDFAAAQGWPYMLIDWQWYGPFNQAQADITKPAPQLDMTEIIAYARERNVRIWLWLYSTDANRNNAFEEAFALYQQWGIAGVKIDFMDRDDQDMVNWYRKVIKKAAEHRLMVNFHGAYKPDGIERTYPNMITREGVLGEEYAKFSKRITAAHNVTLPFTRMLAGPMDYTPGGFLNVTPERFKNQSPTQVMNTRCAELAKFVIYESPLTVFSDHPKHVLGQPGSDFLKIVPTVWDDIRFIDGYPGEYIALAKRSGKNWFIGAMNNHAARKIDLLTDFLPAGEYELEYWADANDATENPTKLQKKRLIIESGTTITIRMANSGGYVAVLKPL, from the coding sequence ATGAAAACATTTTTAGTCAGCATATTTCTATATTTATCGTTTGGCCTCTGTGCCCAAACGATTACCGTGCAGTCACCTAACGGACAGATCGCTGTGCATATCGACCTTTCCAACGAACTTCAGTATACCGTTTTTTATAAGGGTCAGCCATTGATATACCCCTCCCCCTTGGGTTTTGAGTTACAGGATGGACCGGCCATTCATAAAGGCTTTACTTTGCTAAATGATGCCCGTTCTAACTTTCAGCAAGAATCCTGGGCACCCGTGGTCAAAAACAAGCATGCTCAAGTTACCATGAAATGGAATGAAACACATCTCGCTCTCGTAGAAAAAGGAGGCGAAAAGCGCCGAATGGATCTCTTTTTTAGAGCGTACAATAATGGAATCGCCTTCCGCTATCAACTCTATAGCAGTCAGCGAATCGGCAATAGAGCCATCAGTCGGGAAATGACGGGTTTTTCGGTACCAGCACATGCCCAAGCATGGATAGCAGAATATGATCCCTCCTATACCTCCAGTCAGGAGAGCGAATTTAATAAGCGACCAGTGTCTGCATTAAAGCCGACAACTGTAGCCGGACTGCCACTGCTGGTCGAAATCAATAAAGACAACTATCTGGCTATCACTGAAGCAAACCTAGACAACTTCCCAGGATGCTACATTGGTCGCGAAGCCGAAGATACCACAGCGAAAGTCATGCTCACCACCAAGCTCTCACCCCTTCCCGGCGAAAAAGAAGAGGGCATCAAAGCACGCTTTGCAGACAAAATATATACCCCTTGGCGCGTGGTGATGATAGCTGACAAACCCGGACACTTCATCGAATCTGAAATAGTGCAATCGCTCAACCCGCCCTGTGCCATTGACGATCCTTCATGGATACAGCCCGGTCTTTGTGCATGGGATCACTGGTGGAGCGGTGAAGTAAAAATGGAAATGGCTGTCATTAAACAATACATCGACTTTGCTGCAGCGCAGGGATGGCCCTATATGCTCATCGACTGGCAGTGGTATGGCCCATTTAACCAAGCTCAGGCCGACATTACCAAACCTGCTCCACAACTCGATATGACTGAAATCATCGCATATGCCCGTGAAAGGAATGTACGCATCTGGTTGTGGCTATACAGCACGGACGCCAACCGTAATAATGCATTCGAAGAAGCCTTTGCCTTATACCAACAATGGGGTATCGCGGGCGTGAAAATAGATTTTATGGATCGTGATGATCAGGATATGGTAAATTGGTACCGTAAAGTGATCAAAAAAGCTGCTGAGCACCGGCTTATGGTCAACTTTCATGGTGCATATAAACCGGATGGTATTGAACGTACCTATCCCAACATGATAACCCGGGAGGGCGTGCTTGGCGAAGAATATGCGAAATTTTCGAAACGCATTACGGCTGCTCATAACGTCACACTACCTTTTACGCGTATGTTGGCAGGCCCCATGGACTACACTCCCGGCGGTTTTCTCAACGTTACTCCCGAACGGTTTAAGAATCAATCTCCTACTCAGGTAATGAATACACGCTGTGCAGAACTCGCCAAATTCGTGATCTATGAGAGTCCATTAACGGTCTTTTCTGATCACCCCAAACATGTGTTGGGGCAGCCCGGAAGTGACTTTCTAAAGATTGTTCCCACAGTATGGGATGATATTCGCTTTATCGATGGGTATCCAGGAGAATACATTGCGCTAGCCAAACGTTCAGGAAAAAACTGGTTTATCGGTGCCATGAATAATCACGCGGCACGTAAGATTGACTTACTAACCGATTTTCTACCCGCTGGCGAATATGAGCTGGAATACTGGGCAGATGCGAACGACGCAACAGAGAATCCCACAAAGCTCCAAAAAAAACGTCTGATAATCGAGTCTGGGACGACAATAACGATACGAATGGCAAACAGTGGCGGCTATGTCGCTGTGCTTAAACCCCTTTGA
- a CDS encoding beta-galactosidase yields MKTENIFLLYLTFLVAMPTKAQYRFDKPLYGAAYYHEYMPYERLDEDIRLMKNAGLNVVRVGESTWGLFEPQEGVFDFNWMDRIIDKMYQAGIKVILGTPTYSIPAWLAHKHPEVMAEYLRGSKAYYGIRQNIDFTNPTFKYYSERIIRKLMERYAQHPGVIGYQVDNETEARGINNRDYFVGFRNYVKGRFNNDLALLNKEWGMNYWGMNINSWEEFYTRDGVTNPFYKNEWERYNRKQVADFLNWQCDIVNTYKREDQFITHCFMPDFHDIDQVESFRQMQYPAINIYHDVQDKQDGQRIAYAGDFVRTVAHNNYLVTETNAQGTGWDSRTQYPPYDKQLRQNVYGHYASGANMVEYWHWATLHYGQETYWRGILGHDLQPNRVYDEFKTTSEELKKIGNQIVDLKKKNKVAILYSHDSYHALNFMPYTHKSNYPIDMVHRSLYFQNIETDILPCDKTINFKGYDMLVIPPLYVATDELLKAIEQFVKEGGHVVMMFKSGYCNEHSAVRASLSPGPLRKACGFYYQEYSTIGEMLLKNNPFQLKNNKQISDWYEFLIPETAEPLAYAEHSFFGKWPVITQNKYGKGMLTYIGTYPSQELLDSIIRKVAVEAQIIPADKFIFPIIERSGTNKSGKKIHYFFNYSAAAKEITYTYRPANELVSGIALQSGNKIVLEPWDVLIMEEK; encoded by the coding sequence ATGAAAACAGAAAACATTTTCCTCCTTTACCTAACCTTCTTGGTAGCCATGCCTACCAAGGCTCAATATAGGTTTGACAAGCCGCTCTATGGTGCTGCCTATTATCATGAGTATATGCCCTACGAACGTCTGGACGAAGACATCCGGCTCATGAAGAACGCTGGACTGAATGTTGTACGTGTCGGGGAATCGACATGGGGGTTATTCGAACCGCAAGAAGGGGTATTTGATTTTAATTGGATGGATCGCATCATCGACAAGATGTACCAAGCAGGTATCAAAGTGATATTGGGTACTCCTACCTACTCCATTCCGGCTTGGCTAGCCCATAAACACCCCGAGGTAATGGCCGAATATCTCCGAGGCAGTAAAGCCTATTATGGCATTAGACAGAATATAGATTTTACCAATCCCACATTTAAATATTACAGCGAAAGGATCATTCGCAAACTAATGGAAAGATATGCTCAACACCCGGGAGTAATCGGCTATCAGGTAGACAATGAGACCGAAGCACGTGGTATAAACAACCGCGATTACTTCGTTGGGTTCCGCAACTACGTTAAAGGACGCTTCAACAATGATCTTGCTCTTCTTAACAAAGAATGGGGAATGAATTACTGGGGGATGAATATCAACAGCTGGGAAGAATTCTATACCCGGGATGGTGTTACCAATCCCTTCTATAAAAACGAGTGGGAACGGTACAACCGCAAACAGGTGGCTGATTTCCTGAATTGGCAATGTGATATCGTCAATACGTACAAACGCGAAGATCAGTTTATCACCCATTGCTTTATGCCCGATTTTCATGATATCGACCAGGTAGAAAGCTTTCGACAGATGCAATATCCTGCCATCAACATTTACCACGATGTGCAGGACAAACAGGACGGTCAGCGCATCGCCTATGCAGGTGATTTTGTACGCACTGTCGCGCACAACAATTATCTTGTCACGGAAACCAATGCCCAGGGAACCGGATGGGATTCGCGCACACAATATCCACCCTACGACAAGCAATTGAGGCAAAATGTCTACGGACATTATGCCTCCGGTGCGAATATGGTGGAATACTGGCACTGGGCGACCTTACATTACGGGCAAGAAACGTACTGGCGCGGTATCCTGGGACATGACCTGCAGCCTAATCGCGTCTACGACGAGTTCAAAACGACTTCAGAAGAGCTGAAGAAAATTGGGAACCAGATCGTAGATCTGAAAAAGAAAAACAAGGTAGCCATACTCTATAGCCACGACTCCTACCACGCGCTAAATTTTATGCCGTATACTCACAAAAGCAATTACCCAATCGATATGGTACATAGATCATTATACTTCCAAAATATCGAGACCGACATCCTGCCTTGTGATAAAACTATCAATTTCAAGGGATACGATATGTTGGTGATTCCGCCGCTATATGTTGCCACCGATGAGCTGTTAAAGGCCATTGAGCAGTTTGTAAAGGAAGGCGGGCATGTCGTAATGATGTTCAAAAGCGGGTATTGCAACGAGCATTCGGCAGTCAGGGCGTCGCTCTCTCCCGGCCCCTTGCGCAAGGCCTGCGGGTTCTACTATCAGGAATATTCGACAATCGGTGAAATGCTCCTGAAAAATAATCCCTTCCAATTGAAAAATAACAAGCAGATCAGTGACTGGTACGAGTTTCTGATCCCTGAGACAGCTGAACCGCTGGCTTATGCCGAACACAGCTTTTTCGGCAAATGGCCCGTCATTACCCAGAACAAATATGGCAAGGGAATGCTGACCTATATAGGAACCTATCCATCTCAAGAACTGCTCGATAGCATCATAAGAAAGGTCGCTGTAGAAGCTCAAATCATCCCCGCAGATAAGTTCATCTTCCCTATTATCGAACGTTCGGGTACCAATAAATCGGGAAAAAAAATTCACTATTTTTTTAACTACAGTGCAGCAGCCAAAGAAATCACCTATACCTATCGGCCTGCGAACGAACTGGTTTCGGGTATTGCACTACAATCTGGTAACAAGATAGTCCTGGAGCCCTGGGACGTATTAATTATGGAAGAGAAATGA
- a CDS encoding glycoside hydrolase family 5 protein: MKTLLSYLIMLLMLPACSNKEIKAEPSTPDPKEEPKPAYSKFLVRDNFSTGQLVDEMGLGINLGNALDATGDWINPSSIANYETAWGSPIITKEIIEGYAKAGYSSLRIPVTWSNMMINNENYSIHPDLLNRVESILNWTLDCGMVAIINVHHENEWVKKVPTDNEARKKFTSIWEQLCSRFEKYGDHLIFEPMNEIGYDEIWTPWRGGQTEKAKAFGYVNELNQIFVDIVRRSGGNNAKRHLLVEVYNTGLEYAFDPLTKIPVDPAKRLALTVHYYTPPLFAILGNGEDAGWGVGVPSWGTPSELKELHDNMDLLKKNCVDKGIPVVIGEYACSSLNRTQEVVRLFAVSVTEAIYSRGMCPMLWDVQGAGQYDRTTCTFKDPLFLQQVMAIPGRYPRN, translated from the coding sequence ATGAAAACACTATTAAGTTACCTCATTATGCTGTTGATGCTTCCAGCATGTTCAAATAAGGAGATTAAAGCCGAGCCTTCCACCCCTGATCCAAAGGAAGAACCTAAACCGGCCTACAGTAAATTTCTCGTTCGCGACAACTTCAGCACGGGCCAACTGGTTGATGAAATGGGCTTGGGAATAAATCTCGGCAACGCCCTTGATGCTACCGGCGACTGGATTAATCCCAGCAGCATCGCGAATTACGAAACAGCATGGGGCAGCCCCATCATAACAAAAGAGATCATCGAGGGATATGCCAAGGCCGGTTATTCGTCGCTCCGGATACCTGTTACCTGGAGTAATATGATGATAAATAATGAGAATTACAGCATTCATCCAGATCTGCTGAATAGAGTGGAATCCATCCTCAATTGGACACTTGATTGTGGAATGGTAGCCATTATCAATGTACACCATGAGAATGAATGGGTCAAGAAAGTGCCCACAGACAATGAGGCCCGTAAAAAATTCACGTCGATATGGGAGCAACTATGTAGCCGTTTCGAAAAATATGGCGACCATCTCATATTTGAACCGATGAATGAAATCGGTTACGATGAAATATGGACGCCTTGGCGCGGTGGGCAGACAGAGAAAGCAAAAGCATTTGGATATGTCAATGAACTGAACCAGATTTTTGTCGATATCGTAAGACGCTCGGGTGGTAACAATGCCAAGCGCCACTTGCTGGTCGAAGTTTATAATACTGGGCTGGAATACGCCTTTGACCCACTCACAAAAATACCAGTTGATCCGGCTAAACGTCTCGCATTGACGGTTCATTACTATACTCCGCCGCTGTTTGCCATACTGGGAAATGGAGAGGATGCCGGCTGGGGGGTCGGTGTCCCATCTTGGGGTACACCAAGCGAATTGAAGGAGCTCCATGATAATATGGATCTACTCAAAAAGAACTGTGTGGATAAAGGCATACCTGTTGTTATCGGCGAATATGCTTGTTCTTCACTCAACAGGACGCAGGAAGTGGTCAGGTTATTTGCCGTCTCGGTTACTGAAGCCATCTATTCGCGTGGCATGTGCCCCATGCTCTGGGATGTTCAGGGAGCAGGGCAATATGACCGAACGACCTGTACATTTAAAGACCCTCTCTTTTTACAACAGGTAATGGCTATCCCAGGAAGATACCCTCGAAATTAA